A stretch of the Neodiprion lecontei isolate iyNeoLeco1 chromosome 4, iyNeoLeco1.1, whole genome shotgun sequence genome encodes the following:
- the LOC107224339 gene encoding INO80 complex subunit C: MVNEEIVELSKKPQPVFKDPTFQQKFRPISSSGKKRIWRSLKQVLAQERSLPWSPEVVLYSSINAPPSFKPAKKYSDISGLPSRYTDPQTKLHFATAEEYATVRSLPMDITAGYLALRGASSIVG, translated from the exons ATGGTGAATGAGGAGATTGTGGAATTGAGCAAAAAACCGCAACCGGTTTTCAAGGATCCAACATTCCAACAAAAATTTCGCCCCATAAGCAGTTCGGGTAAAAAAAGAATCTGGCGATCCCTGAAGCAGGTGCTTGCTCAAGAGCGATCATTACCTTGGTCTCCGGAAGTTGTTCTCT ATAGCTCAATCAACGCACCGCCCAGTTTCAAACCTgccaaaaaatattcagacaTATCTGGCCTTCCT tcAAGATACACAGATCCACAGACAAAGTTGCATTTCGCTACCGCTGAAGAATATGCAACTGTACGAAGTCTACCAATGGACATCACAGCTGGATATTTAGCATTGCGAGGCGCATCTAGCATTGTAGGCTAA
- the LOC107224338 gene encoding co-chaperone protein daf-41 isoform X2, whose protein sequence is MNTPRRLNIENISRVSCAARVTPPPVMWAQRSNVVYVTICLEDCKDPTIKVEPDKIYFYGIGGTERKAHEVTINLYKEIDPEKTIQTPKGRNFELVLTKKTLGPYWPHLTKDKQKYHWLKSDFNKWQDEDDSEDEASFGGGGGGNRDLEEMMRQMGGLGGSGDRKPSFDDLDDMGDDADGPDSDDDDMPDLE, encoded by the exons GGTGACACCTCCGCCGGTGATGTGGGCGCAAAGAAGTAACGTAGTGTACGTTACTATATGTCTGGAGGACTGTAAAGATCCCACAATCAAAGTTGAGCccgataaaatatatttctatgGTATTGGCGGCACTGAACGTAAGGCGCACGAGGTAACAATCAATTTGTACAAAGAAATCGACCCAGAAAAGACAATCCAAACTCCAAAGGGCAGGAATTTCGAATTGGTCCTTACAAAAAAGACTCTTGGACCATACTGGCCGCACCTGACGAAAGACAAACAAAAGTATCACTGGCTGAAAAGTGACTTCAACAAATGGCAAGATGAAGACGATAGCGAAGATGAAGCATCCTTCGGCGGTGGTGGTGGCGGAAACCGTGACTTGGAAGAG ATGATGCGCCAAATGGGAGGTTTGGGTGGTTCTGGAGACCGCAAGCCAAGTTTTGACGATTTAGATGACATGGGAGATGACGCCGATGGTCCAGACAGTGATGACGATGATATGCCAGATTTGGaatga